A genomic stretch from Sporocytophaga myxococcoides DSM 11118 includes:
- a CDS encoding oligosaccharide flippase family protein produces MKFIKSSLWTGVSVGAKTIGSVIVNKIIARFFLPSDFALISHFQNLMNIILMIPSDGINKGLVKYLSDKSLSENEYTKYLGTAVLLNFVVFIIAAIGLVIKYDYLQSLFITGNIKPHFWMVLFLGVILINLVSYFSFSILLSAQKVKTYVLLTTLSTLILVVLLYAISFFKNFSIVLLLLGAGPALLFFLSIYIALKNLTYKFRFNFTLDAIKDLSGFILMAASMVLFARVVEFVVRIIAFNEFSIYDTGLWQAVVKFSDYYAIACTSILSVAFYPKASELMQKQLALKKFVWHVLIIVTPFAVISLAFIYFFKSEILYYFFDESFVAGAYLFDFQVIGDLFKVYSFVLAFLLSAQARTWMFIGIQALSAAVYLLSIYWLIPIFGLEGFSMAHAVRFLIYLLVLVYIQRKLLFS; encoded by the coding sequence AAACGATTGGAAGTGTAATCGTTAATAAAATTATTGCCCGCTTTTTTTTGCCTTCGGATTTTGCACTCATTTCTCATTTCCAAAACCTCATGAATATAATCCTTATGATTCCCTCTGATGGAATCAATAAGGGTCTTGTGAAATATCTATCGGATAAAAGTCTGTCAGAAAATGAGTATACCAAGTATCTTGGTACAGCTGTCTTGCTTAATTTTGTCGTATTTATAATAGCTGCTATTGGATTGGTTATTAAATATGATTATCTGCAGAGCCTCTTTATAACAGGAAATATCAAGCCTCATTTTTGGATGGTTTTATTTCTTGGAGTTATACTAATCAACCTTGTCAGTTATTTTTCTTTTTCGATACTGCTGTCTGCTCAGAAGGTAAAAACCTATGTATTGCTGACAACTCTTTCAACTTTGATTCTTGTAGTTTTGCTTTATGCTATTTCATTTTTTAAGAACTTCAGCATCGTATTATTGCTCTTGGGTGCGGGTCCGGCATTATTATTTTTTCTAAGCATATATATTGCCTTAAAAAATTTAACCTATAAGTTCAGATTCAATTTTACCCTGGATGCTATAAAAGATCTGAGTGGTTTTATACTTATGGCAGCTAGTATGGTACTGTTTGCAAGGGTTGTAGAGTTTGTGGTGAGGATCATTGCTTTTAATGAATTCAGTATATATGATACAGGCTTGTGGCAGGCTGTTGTTAAGTTTTCAGATTATTATGCTATCGCATGTACAAGCATCTTATCTGTTGCTTTTTATCCTAAAGCTTCGGAATTAATGCAAAAACAACTCGCCCTAAAAAAATTCGTCTGGCATGTGCTGATTATAGTAACTCCTTTTGCTGTCATCAGTCTGGCTTTCATTTATTTTTTTAAATCAGAAATTCTATATTATTTCTTTGATGAAAGTTTTGTGGCCGGGGCTTATTTGTTTGATTTTCAAGTAATCGGTGATTTGTTTAAAGTGTATTCTTTTGTATTGGCATTCTTGCTTTCCGCTCAGGCGAGAACCTGGATGTTTATTGGTATACAAGCTTTATCTGCAGCGGTTTATCTGCTTTCCATCTATTGGCTGATACCGATATTCGGACTCGAAGGATTTTCAATGGCGCATGCAGTAC